A genomic stretch from Pararhizobium sp. IMCC21322 includes:
- a CDS encoding NAD(P)-dependent oxidoreductase: MTEILTPAIFPEAFRDVDHLEDFMSIPTQGVIDDLNALDGDIIILGVGGKIGVTMARMAKKAAPDKRVIGVSRFSEAGVQERLNAWGIETIACDLLDRDAVNALPKVKNVIYMAGLKFDSSGREDFLWAMNTLAPQITAEAFKDSRIVSFSTIHVYPWSNPLHGGVTESSPPLARPGEYANSVVGRERTFQYFSRLHNTPGRIMRFVYAIDPRYGVMQEVAAWVKAGQPVPVATSHADIMWQGDANAQFLRMLNHCETPASPINVGGPETVSIRYLAHRFGEAFGVEPVFEEQEQDTCLMVNCDKANGMFGNPVVPMDAMIKWVADWVKNDNPIHGKPSKFNVRSGEF; this comes from the coding sequence ATGACTGAAATTCTTACACCCGCCATCTTCCCCGAAGCCTTTCGTGATGTGGACCATCTGGAAGACTTTATGTCGATCCCGACCCAAGGCGTCATCGACGATCTGAATGCATTGGATGGTGATATTATCATTCTTGGCGTGGGCGGTAAGATCGGCGTAACCATGGCACGCATGGCCAAGAAGGCCGCACCCGACAAGCGTGTGATCGGTGTTTCCAGATTTTCCGAGGCCGGCGTGCAGGAGCGTCTCAATGCTTGGGGCATTGAGACGATTGCCTGCGACCTGCTGGACCGGGATGCCGTCAACGCGCTGCCAAAGGTGAAGAACGTCATCTACATGGCGGGCCTGAAATTCGACTCCAGCGGTCGGGAAGACTTTCTGTGGGCGATGAACACACTTGCCCCGCAGATCACTGCAGAGGCGTTCAAAGATTCACGTATCGTCTCCTTTTCCACCATCCACGTCTATCCATGGTCGAACCCACTACATGGCGGTGTCACTGAAAGCAGCCCGCCACTGGCACGTCCTGGTGAATACGCCAACTCTGTGGTCGGGCGCGAGCGCACCTTTCAATATTTCTCCAGACTTCACAACACACCAGGGCGGATCATGCGCTTCGTTTATGCCATCGATCCCCGTTACGGCGTGATGCAGGAGGTGGCGGCCTGGGTGAAAGCTGGCCAGCCGGTACCCGTGGCCACCAGCCATGCAGACATCATGTGGCAGGGCGATGCGAATGCACAGTTCCTGCGCATGCTGAATCATTGTGAGACGCCTGCCAGCCCGATCAATGTCGGTGGGCCGGAGACAGTGTCCATCCGCTATCTGGCGCATCGTTTTGGCGAGGCTTTCGGCGTTGAACCTGTCTTTGAGGAGCAGGAACAGGACACCTGTCTGATGGTGAACTGCGACAAGGCCAATGGCATGTTCGGCAACCCCGTCGTGCCAATGGATGCCATGATCAAGTGGGTTGCGGACTGGGTCAAAAACGACAATCCGATCCACGGCAAGCCATCCAAATTCAATGTACGCTCAGGGGAGTTCTGA
- a CDS encoding ABC transporter ATP-binding protein, whose translation MSDTTEAPFVRLDGVSKTYTVGKQDFLAVSDVTLNVREGELVSIVGPSGCGKSTVLSILAELHEASGGTVEIGNTDSPFTPGRDIGMVFQKALLLKWRTITDNVLLPAEILGLPRKESRERAKYLLDMVGIGDFANAYPQHLSGGMQQRASIARALIHDPKLILMDEPFGALDALTRERMNLELLRIWKESRKTILFVTHGIQEAVFLGSQVAVMTSSPARMAAHMDIELPEPRTLDVKTTEKFGEYTRRIYQLLGMQ comes from the coding sequence ATGAGCGACACAACTGAAGCCCCATTCGTGCGTCTTGATGGCGTGAGCAAGACCTACACCGTTGGCAAGCAGGACTTTCTGGCAGTCAGCGATGTGACGCTGAACGTGCGCGAGGGCGAACTTGTTTCCATCGTTGGACCATCTGGTTGCGGCAAGTCCACCGTGCTGTCCATTCTGGCCGAACTGCATGAAGCAAGCGGAGGAACGGTTGAGATTGGCAATACAGACTCGCCCTTCACGCCAGGCCGCGACATCGGCATGGTTTTTCAAAAGGCGCTGCTGCTGAAATGGCGCACGATCACAGACAATGTGTTGCTGCCAGCTGAGATACTCGGCCTGCCCCGTAAGGAAAGCCGAGAGCGGGCTAAATATCTGCTCGACATGGTTGGAATTGGTGATTTCGCTAATGCCTATCCGCAACACCTCTCCGGTGGCATGCAGCAACGCGCCTCCATTGCCCGCGCTCTTATCCACGATCCCAAGCTTATCTTGATGGACGAGCCGTTCGGTGCGCTTGACGCCCTGACGCGCGAACGTATGAACCTTGAACTGCTGCGGATCTGGAAAGAAAGCCGCAAGACCATCCTCTTCGTCACCCACGGCATCCAGGAAGCGGTTTTCCTTGGATCGCAAGTGGCTGTGATGACCTCAAGTCCGGCCCGAATGGCTGCACATATGGACATTGAGCTGCCTGAACCTCGCACGCTTGATGTCAAAACGACCGAAAAATTCGGCGAATACACGCGGCGCATCTACCAACTGCTTGGCATGCAATAA
- a CDS encoding ABC transporter permease, producing the protein MSSWKNYGYAIGAHIAFIALWQFATMVTDLPSYILPSPLETIRELWEPSYNWGTHIWATTLEIFGGYFLAVIVGVTLAVLFVWVPALNSGVMPLLVTINMVPKVAMAPLFIVWLGFGLVPNMIIAFTICFFPIVLTTHRGLIEVEPELLNLVKSIKANRWQIFIKILLPGSLPYLFSGMKVAAVLAVAGAIVGEFIASERGLGYFLLAQQNALNTSAMMMALVFITLIGVALYGMVLLLEYFFITRKGITT; encoded by the coding sequence TTGAGCTCCTGGAAAAACTACGGTTACGCCATCGGTGCCCATATCGCGTTCATCGCGCTCTGGCAGTTTGCCACCATGGTCACCGACCTGCCGAGCTATATTCTACCCTCGCCACTGGAGACCATACGTGAATTGTGGGAGCCGTCCTACAATTGGGGAACGCACATCTGGGCGACAACGCTTGAGATTTTTGGCGGCTACTTTCTCGCTGTCATCGTTGGCGTCACGCTTGCCGTGCTGTTTGTCTGGGTTCCGGCGCTCAACTCCGGCGTGATGCCGCTGCTGGTCACCATCAACATGGTGCCCAAGGTGGCGATGGCTCCATTATTCATTGTATGGCTCGGCTTCGGTCTGGTGCCCAATATGATCATCGCATTCACCATCTGTTTCTTCCCCATTGTCCTCACCACCCATCGCGGCCTCATCGAGGTGGAGCCCGAGCTCTTGAACCTGGTGAAATCCATCAAGGCTAACCGCTGGCAGATCTTCATCAAGATCCTTCTGCCCGGCTCGCTGCCCTACCTGTTTTCCGGCATGAAAGTAGCTGCGGTTCTGGCTGTGGCCGGTGCCATTGTGGGTGAGTTCATCGCTTCGGAACGTGGCCTTGGCTACTTCCTGCTTGCCCAGCAGAACGCGCTTAACACGTCTGCCATGATGATGGCCCTCGTCTTCATCACGCTCATCGGCGTGGCGCTTTACGGCATGGTCCTGCTGCTGGAATATTTCTTTATCACCCGCAAGGGGATCACGACATGA
- a CDS encoding dihydrodipicolinate synthase family protein, with the protein MNATDIPSPVMATLRKGACLPAHPLVLNSDRQLDRVRQRAVTRYYMDAGAGGIAVGVHTTQFAIRNVGLYAPVLELAAETTKNWGGEDRVLVAGVTGKTAQALQETRTARSLGYHAVLLNLAFLKGVSEDDILEHCRTIASEMPVIGFALLPEVGGFHLSYDFWLAFAQIENIIAIKMAPFDRYRTLEIVRAVEDAGAGDRVTLYTGNDDHIVLDLLQPFVVRNADGSREKRVRIRGGLLGHWSVWVKPAVEMLERIHALPDGADIPEDLLALDSMVTDCNLAIYDALNELKGCIPGCLEVLRRQGLVEGTWCLDSNEIMSPGQAEQIDRVIRHYPEMNDNAFVAANLERWLS; encoded by the coding sequence ATGAACGCCACGGACATTCCATCACCTGTCATGGCGACCCTGCGCAAAGGCGCCTGTCTGCCTGCTCACCCGTTGGTGTTGAACTCTGATCGGCAATTGGACCGGGTGCGCCAGCGTGCCGTCACGCGCTACTACATGGACGCAGGCGCCGGTGGCATAGCCGTTGGCGTGCACACCACGCAATTTGCCATTCGCAATGTTGGCCTTTATGCGCCCGTGCTTGAGCTGGCTGCCGAAACCACAAAAAACTGGGGTGGCGAGGACAGGGTACTGGTGGCTGGCGTCACCGGCAAAACGGCGCAGGCGCTGCAAGAGACACGTACAGCCCGCTCTCTTGGCTACCACGCAGTCCTGCTCAATCTTGCCTTTCTGAAAGGCGTGTCCGAGGACGATATTCTGGAGCATTGCCGCACCATCGCAAGCGAAATGCCAGTGATAGGATTCGCCCTCCTTCCAGAAGTTGGCGGCTTTCACCTTTCCTACGATTTCTGGCTCGCATTCGCACAAATCGAGAATATCATTGCCATAAAGATGGCGCCGTTTGATCGCTACCGAACCCTGGAAATCGTCCGCGCGGTGGAGGATGCAGGTGCAGGTGATCGGGTCACGCTTTACACCGGTAATGATGACCACATCGTGCTCGACCTGCTGCAACCCTTCGTGGTTCGCAATGCAGACGGTTCGCGTGAAAAACGTGTTCGCATCCGCGGCGGTTTGCTTGGTCACTGGAGTGTGTGGGTAAAGCCTGCGGTTGAAATGCTGGAACGCATTCATGCCCTGCCCGACGGAGCCGATATTCCAGAAGATTTGCTAGCGCTGGATTCCATGGTTACCGACTGTAACCTTGCAATCTACGATGCACTCAATGAACTGAAAGGCTGTATCCCTGGCTGCCTTGAAGTGTTGCGCCGTCAGGGGCTGGTGGAAGGCACTTGGTGTCTTGATTCCAACGAAATAATGAGCCCCGGCCAAGCCGAGCAAATCGACCGGGTGATCCGACATTATCCCGAAATGAACGACAATGCATTTGTCGCCGCCAATCTCGAACGCTGGCTGAGCTAA